In one Solanum dulcamara chromosome 1, daSolDulc1.2, whole genome shotgun sequence genomic region, the following are encoded:
- the LOC129894213 gene encoding uncharacterized protein LOC129894213, with the protein MVNDKWLDIMPHTSITHLPSVGSDHCPLLLEMVDHHHNPIKYFRFLNCWPDQPSFMDTIKECWSRSVAGNPMWSFHQKMKRLASTLSRWSRNQFGDIYARVKEYEEEVRQAEENLIIMHSNENRSKLHAINAEYIKYLKMEDAILRQKTQLHWFKEGDVNSSYFHALIRGRRRKLYIHRIQTEEGSWVQGDTEIAEAACKHFQDIFTREGVERS; encoded by the coding sequence ATGGTTAATGACAAGTGGCTGGACATCATGCCTCATACTAGCATCACTCATCTCCCTTCTGTGGGCTCTGATCATTGCCCCTTGCTCTTGGAAATGGTGGATCATCATCACAACCCCATCAAGTACTTCAGATTTTTGAATTGCTGGCCAGACCAACCCTCATTCATGGACACTATCAAGGAGTGTTGGAGCAGATCAGTAGCAGGCAATCCAATGTGGAGCTTTCACCAAAAAATGAAGAGACTAGCTTCCACTCTTAGCAGGTGGTCCAGAAATCAGTTTGGAGACATTTATGCTAGAGTTAAAGAATATGAGGAGGAAgttagacaagctgaagagaaccTGATCATTATGCACTCCAATGAAAACAGGTCTAAGCTTCATGCCATCAATGCTGAATACATCAAATACCTGAAAATGGAAGATGCAATTCTCAGGCAAAAAACTCAGCTGCACTGGTTTAAAGAAGGAGATGTGAACTCTAGCTATTTTCATGCCTTGATCAGAGGTAGGAGAAGGAAGCTGTATATTCACAGGATCCAAACTGAAGAAGGTTCTTGGGTGCAAGGAGATACTGAAATAGCTGAAGCAGCTTGCAAGCACTTCCAAGACATATTCACTAGAGAGGGAGTTGAGAGATCATGA
- the LOC129894218 gene encoding uncharacterized protein LOC129894218 yields MGFGERFIDMTWRIMADNWYSVIVNGSRHGFLHSTRGLKQGDPLSPALFILGAEVLSRLMNNLYHHPQFHGFYMANHGPQINHLSFADDIFSSGRKQTLTLIMETLDAYEKVSAQLINKHKSHFMIPSNAFKSTVVVNRITGWHAKILSYGGRAVLIKHVIQAMPIHLLSASTPPSTTIKQIQSITANFFWG; encoded by the exons ATGGGATTTGGTGAAAGATTCATTGACATGACTTGGAGAATTATGGCAGACAATTGGTACTCTGTCATAGTTAATGGTTCAAGACATGGTTTCCTTCATTCAACAAGGggtctcaagcaaggagaccccctTTCCCCTGCCTTATTCATCCTTGGAGCTGAGGTGCTCTCCAGACTCATGAACAACCTATACCATCATCCTCAATTTCATGGCTTCTATATGGCAAATCATGGTCCTCAGATTAACCATctcagctttgcagatgatataTTCTCTTCAGGAAGAAAGCAGACTTTGACACTTATCATGGAGACTCTAGATGCTTATGAAAAAGTCTCTGCACAGTTGATCAACAAGCATAAGAGTCACTTCATGATCCCCTCCAATGCATTCAAGTCTACTGTG GTGGTTAACAGGATCACTGGATGGCATGCAAAAATCCTTAGCTATGGGGGAAGAGCTGTACTAATCAAGCATGTTATCCAAGCCATGCCAATACACCTGCTATCAGCTAGTACTCCACCTTCAACCACCATCAAGCAGATACAAAGCATAACAGccaacttcttctggggatga